The DNA segment CTCAGAGTGCCGCCCGGAATCCATGGTGTAGTGACAGAGGCCAGGGTCTTTTGCCGCAGAGGTGTGGAAAAGGATGAACGGATCCAGGCCGTTGAGGACTTTGAAATAGCACGTATGCTTAAGGATCAGGCGGATGAGATCAATGTGATTCGCCGGACCGCTCTTAAGAAGCTGGAGGGTCATCTCAAAGGGCATAAGGCATCGGTTTCAATAATAGACAGCAAAGGCAAGGTATATCTTGAAGCAGGGCAGGAGATCAGTGGCGATATGCTCCGGAAGATTCCCATCCATCGCCTGAGAGATCTCATGCTGGAGGGCAGCAGGGGGCTGCCTCCTGCAGTCAGTGATGTGCTGTCATGGTATGAGAGTGAAGTCCGGCAAAAGACCGAATATTTTGAAGGAAAAATTGAGCGTCTGAAGAAAGGGGATGATCTTCCGCCAGGTGTGATCAAGATGGTCAGGGTCTGCGTGGCAATGAAGCGGAAGCTGGCCGTGGGTGACAAGATGGCAGGACGTCATGGAAACAAGGGCGTGGTTTCCGCTATCGTGCCGGTAGAGGATATGCCATATTTCGCGGACGGCACCCCGGTTGACATTGTTTTAAACCCACTGGGCGTACCCTCACGGATGAATATTGGCCAGATTCTGGAGGTCCATCTGGGCTGGGCCGCAAAAAACCTCGGAGCGCAGCTCGCTGGGTTGGCAAGAGATTACAAGATCGACATGATCAAAAAAAAGATGGCCAATGTATATTCGGAAGACGAACTGAATGCCCTGTTAGGCAACCTGGATGACGAACAGCTGCGGGATCTTGCCTTGAGCCTTGAAAAGGGCGTGCCGGTTGCGTCTCCGGTGTTTGACGGAGCAGGTGAGGAAGAGATACGCCGGCTCCTGGTAGAATCAGGACAATCAGAACTCGGCGAGGTGGTTCTTTACGATGGCTATACGGGAGAGCCTATTGCCGATCCGGTCACAGTCGGGGTCATGTATGTAATGAAACTTCATCACTTAGTGGATGATAAGATACATGCCCGCTCTACCGGTCCATATTCCCTGGTTACCCAGCAGCCCCTTGGAGGAAAGGCCCAGTTCGGTGGGCAGCGATTGGGTGAGATGGAAGTGTGGGCCATGGAGGCTTACGGAGCTGCTTACGCCCTTCAGGAGTTTCTGACAGTCAAGTCCGACGATGTAGCCGGAAGATCCAGGATGTATGAGAAGATCGTCAAGGGCAACAATTTCCTTGAGGCAGGTCTTCCGGAATCCTTTAACGTATTGGTGAAAGAGCTCCAGGGCTTGTGTATGGATATAGAGTTGATGGAGTAACAGGGGTTTAATGAATGGAAGATCTTCTTTCTCTTTTTACAAAGCCAAAAGATCCTTTAAGTTTCAGGTCCGTCAGGATTTCTCTGGCCTCTCCCGAGAAGATTCTCGGAAGGTCACATGGAGAGGTAAGGCAACCTGAGACCATCAATTACCGGACCTTTAAGCCGGAACGGGAAGGCCTTTTTTGTGCCAAGATTTTTGGCCCTGTAAAGGATTATGAGTGCCTGTGCGGAAAGTACAAGCGCATGAAGCACCGTGGCATCATCTGCGAAAAATGCGGAGTTGAGGTCATCCAGTCAAAAGTCCGGCGGGAGCGGATGGCACACATTTCCTTGGCGGCTCCGGTAGCTCATATATGGTTCTTAAAGAGCCTTCCCAGCAAAATCGGCGTACTTCTGGATTTGAGCCTGAGAGAGCTTGAAAGGGTCCTGTATTTCGAGTCACACATAGTGATCGCATCGGAGATGCCTGAGATCCCTGTAGGCACCCTTATGTCCGATGAGGCCTATTACAAGAATAAGGAACAATTCGGTGACAAGTTTGAGGTAGATATAGGGGCGGAGGCAATCCATCTGCTGTTAAGCCGTCTCGATCTGGATGCCCTGTCCGCGGAACTCCGGGCAGAGATGATCAAGACCCGTTCAGAGGCCAAAAGGAAGAAGCTCGGTAAGCGGTTGCGGGTCGTCGAGGCCTTTCGGGATTCAGGTAACCGGCCTGAATGGATGATTTTGAGCGTTATACCCGTTCTTCCTCCTGATTTAAGGCCCCTTGTCCCCCTGGATGGAGGGCGTTTTGCCACATCGGATCTCAATGACCTCTATCGCAGGGTCATCAATCGGAATAATCGACTAAAGAAGCTCAAGGAGCTGGATGCCCCGGACATCATTATCAGGAATGAAAAAAGGATGCTCCAGGAGGCAGTGGATGTCCTCTTTGACAACGGCCGGAGGGGCCGGGTAGTTACAGGACCGAACAAGCGTCCCCTGAAGTCATTGTCGGATATGCTCAAGGGCAAGCAGGGACGTTTTCGTCAGAACCTCCTTGGAAAGAGAGTCGATTACTCAGGACGTTCGGTCATTGTAGTAGGCCCGGAACTCAGGCTCCACCAGTGCGGCCTGCCGAAGCGGATGGCGATAGAGCTCTTTAAGCCCTTTATTTACAATAAACTTGAAGAGAAAGGGCTTGTTGCCACCATCAAGAGCGCAAAGAAGATGGTGGAAAAGGAGGCCCCTGAGGTATGGGATGCCCTTGATGAGGTTGTGAGAGAGTATCCTGTTCTGCTGAATCGTGCTCCCACTTTGCACCGTTTGGGCATTCAGGCCTTTGAGCCCGTACTTATTGAAGGTAAGGCCATTCAGCTCCATCCGTTGGTGTGCGTCGCATACAATGCCGATTTCGATGGGGACCAGATGGCAGTTCATGTACCCCTGTCAGTGGAGGCCCAGACAGAAGCAAGGGTGCTCATGATGTCAACCAACAATGTGCTTTCTCCTGCCCACGGAGAGCCTATCATCATGGCCACTCAGGACATAGTCCTCGGCATATATTACATGACCAGGGAGAGGTTAAATGCAAAGGGTGAAGGCAAGGTATTTGGTTCCAGGGAAGAGGTGTTGCTTGCATGGGAGGCCGGTGTGGTCCATCTGCAGGCAAGGATTAAGGCCAGGATTCGAGGCGAGCTGACAGAGACCACTGTGGGCCGGGTAATCCTCTCTGATATTCTGCCTGATGAGGTGCCCTTTTCTGTTATCAATAAAACCATGCGCAAGAAGGATCTCGGCAGACTTATCGACGAGAGTTACCGTGCAGCAGGGGCCAAAAAGACAGTGATTCTTGCGGATCACCTCAAGGACATGGGATATCGCTTTGCCACCCTGGCCGGGATTTCCATCGGCATCAACCATGTGATGGTCCCGGTGCAAAAGGAGGAAATTCTTGAAAAGGCCCAGAAAGAGGTATTAGATGTCCAGCACCAGTATTCTGAGGGCCTGATAACTGATGGAGAAAAATACAACAAGGTGGTTGATATCTGGACCAGGGCGACCGATGAAGTGGCAAAGGAGATGATGGACGGTATTTCCGTAGAGTATCACCGCGGGCCTGAAGGAAAGGCGGTGCCGTCTCCCAGTTTCAATCCTATTTTCATCATGGCCGATTCCGGTGCCAGGGGCAGTAAGGATCAGATCAGGCAGCTTGCAGGAATGCGCGGTCTGATGGCTAAACCGTCAGGAGAGATCATAGAGACCCCCATTCAGGCAAACTTCCGTGAGGGCTTGAGCGTGCTGGAATATTTCGTATCCACTCACGGGGCACGGAAGGGTTTGGCGGACACCGCGCTCAAGACCGCTAATTCCGGCTATCTCACCAGGCGCCTTGTTGATGTTGCCCAGGACGCCACCATAACAGAGGAGGACTGCGGGACCATTGACGGCATAGAGATCGGGCACCTGCTGGAAGGCGGTGAGATTATCCAGCGTCTTGGCGAGCGTATTCTTGGGCGTGTAGCCTTGATGGACATAGTTGATCCCGTGACAGGAGAGGTCCTTGTCAAGGCCAATGAGGAGATTGACGAGGAAGGGGTGCGCAAGATTGAGGATGCGGGTATTTCCAGCGTGGAGATTCGATCGGTGCTCACCTGCAGGTCTCCTTACGGGGTCTGTGCCAGGTGCTACGGAAGGGATCTGGCCCGTGGCGGTATTGTGGCTATGGGTGAGGCAATTGGCATCATAGCCGCGGAGTCCATAGGGGAACCGGGAACACAACTTACCATGCGGACCTTTCATATTGGCGGTACTGCGAGCGGCAAGGTGGAACAGGCTGAAATTTGCTCAAGAGGGTCCGGTGTGGTGCATTTTGAGAGGTTAAATACCGTGCGGAATCCGTCCGGCCGGCATGTAGTGCTGAACCGGAATGGAGAGATAGTGATTGTGGCCCCGGACGGACGCGAGAGGGAGCGCTTCCCTGTAATATACGGTGCCGAACTGGTAGTGGAGGAAGGTCAGGAGATAGATGCAGGCGAGAAGCTTGCCCAGTGGGATCCATTCACCGTACCGATTCTTACAGAGGTGCCCGGGGTGGTGAAATTCGGTGACCTCATCGAGGGGGTCACC comes from the Deltaproteobacteria bacterium genome and includes:
- the rpoC gene encoding DNA-directed RNA polymerase subunit beta', producing MEDLLSLFTKPKDPLSFRSVRISLASPEKILGRSHGEVRQPETINYRTFKPEREGLFCAKIFGPVKDYECLCGKYKRMKHRGIICEKCGVEVIQSKVRRERMAHISLAAPVAHIWFLKSLPSKIGVLLDLSLRELERVLYFESHIVIASEMPEIPVGTLMSDEAYYKNKEQFGDKFEVDIGAEAIHLLLSRLDLDALSAELRAEMIKTRSEAKRKKLGKRLRVVEAFRDSGNRPEWMILSVIPVLPPDLRPLVPLDGGRFATSDLNDLYRRVINRNNRLKKLKELDAPDIIIRNEKRMLQEAVDVLFDNGRRGRVVTGPNKRPLKSLSDMLKGKQGRFRQNLLGKRVDYSGRSVIVVGPELRLHQCGLPKRMAIELFKPFIYNKLEEKGLVATIKSAKKMVEKEAPEVWDALDEVVREYPVLLNRAPTLHRLGIQAFEPVLIEGKAIQLHPLVCVAYNADFDGDQMAVHVPLSVEAQTEARVLMMSTNNVLSPAHGEPIIMATQDIVLGIYYMTRERLNAKGEGKVFGSREEVLLAWEAGVVHLQARIKARIRGELTETTVGRVILSDILPDEVPFSVINKTMRKKDLGRLIDESYRAAGAKKTVILADHLKDMGYRFATLAGISIGINHVMVPVQKEEILEKAQKEVLDVQHQYSEGLITDGEKYNKVVDIWTRATDEVAKEMMDGISVEYHRGPEGKAVPSPSFNPIFIMADSGARGSKDQIRQLAGMRGLMAKPSGEIIETPIQANFREGLSVLEYFVSTHGARKGLADTALKTANSGYLTRRLVDVAQDATITEEDCGTIDGIEIGHLLEGGEIIQRLGERILGRVALMDIVDPVTGEVLVKANEEIDEEGVRKIEDAGISSVEIRSVLTCRSPYGVCARCYGRDLARGGIVAMGEAIGIIAAESIGEPGTQLTMRTFHIGGTASGKVEQAEICSRGSGVVHFERLNTVRNPSGRHVVLNRNGEIVIVAPDGRERERFPVIYGAELVVEEGQEIDAGEKLAQWDPFTVPILTEVPGVVKFGDLIEGVTMQEKVDPVTGKASRVVIQYCAADYRPRISIKDERGRTLKLGDGKGEARYQLPVGAIIIVNEGDKVEAGEPLARIPRETTKTKDITGGLPRIAELFEVRKPKEYAVITEIDGVVSFGKDVKNKRRVIVTPEYGEPKEYLIPRGKYIKVHEGDYVRAGESLMDGVIDPHDYLRVKGIKDLARYMVGEIQEVYRLQGVKINDKHIEVIVRQMLRKVKITGVGDSTFMLGEQVERSRFEEENERILAEEGGEPASAEPMLLGITRASLSTDSFISAASFQETTKVLTEASIAGKVDYLRGLKENVIMGRLIPAGTGKVFYEEKERRRAAAV